The following coding sequences are from one Arthrobacter sp. 24S4-2 window:
- a CDS encoding site-specific integrase: MLEEYFVKPSTVDRLRRSWIGAEIETYVDWLAAHQYKDRYIWSRVPVIFAFGEFASARGATSIGQLPEHVDAFVEHRVALHDENTRSTRSMAIEVRGPVEHMLAVVLAGYEPTGRKRDLHPFADTVPGFFDYLVQERGLRPFTVRGYRIHLDQFETYLRKVGVESIREISPAILSAFVVERAGAGLAKTTVRDEAGSLKVFLRYAHRQGILSRDLSSAVGWPQVYRLSDIPRSISWADVNRVLASVDRRTDAGRRDYAILLLLVTYGLRGREVAALTLDDIDWKHERLAVPERKAGHSTAFPLSAVVGEALVDYLQHGRPTTSDRHVFFRALAPRQPISAAAVSSCARLYLLKAGIDVPRPGSHTLRHTAVQRLVDANFALKTIGDFVGHRSARSTEVYAKVAVEALRDVALGDGEAVLG; the protein is encoded by the coding sequence ATCGAGACCTACGTTGATTGGCTGGCCGCGCACCAGTACAAGGACAGGTACATCTGGTCTCGGGTCCCGGTCATCTTCGCTTTCGGCGAATTTGCCAGCGCCCGGGGTGCCACCAGTATTGGTCAGTTGCCCGAGCACGTGGACGCGTTCGTCGAACACCGGGTTGCACTTCACGATGAGAATACACGTTCGACTCGTTCGATGGCCATCGAAGTTCGGGGCCCTGTGGAGCACATGCTCGCGGTTGTCCTGGCCGGGTACGAGCCGACCGGGCGGAAGCGTGATCTTCATCCGTTCGCCGACACTGTCCCGGGCTTCTTCGACTATCTGGTCCAGGAGCGAGGCCTCCGTCCGTTTACGGTGCGGGGCTACCGCATCCACCTCGACCAATTCGAAACCTACCTGCGGAAGGTCGGCGTGGAGTCGATTCGGGAGATCTCCCCGGCGATCCTCAGTGCCTTCGTCGTGGAGCGCGCTGGCGCCGGTCTGGCCAAGACTACGGTGCGTGATGAAGCGGGTTCGTTGAAGGTTTTCCTGCGTTATGCCCACCGTCAGGGCATCCTTTCCAGAGACCTGAGCTCTGCCGTCGGATGGCCCCAGGTCTATCGGCTATCGGACATTCCCCGCTCCATTTCCTGGGCCGACGTCAATCGGGTGTTGGCCAGTGTTGACCGCCGGACCGATGCGGGCAGGCGCGACTATGCCATTCTGCTGTTGCTGGTCACTTATGGGCTGCGTGGCCGGGAAGTCGCTGCGTTGACCCTTGATGACATCGACTGGAAGCATGAGCGTTTGGCGGTCCCCGAGCGCAAGGCCGGCCACTCCACGGCATTTCCTCTTTCTGCCGTGGTCGGCGAGGCTCTCGTTGACTACCTTCAGCATGGGCGCCCAACAACCAGTGATCGGCACGTGTTCTTTCGTGCCCTGGCTCCCCGCCAGCCGATTAGCGCCGCCGCGGTTTCGTCCTGCGCCCGCCTCTATCTGCTCAAGGCGGGCATCGACGTGCCCCGGCCGGGTTCGCACACGTTGCGCCACACGGCGGTGCAGCGCCTCGTTGATGCGAACTTCGCCCTGAAGACCATCGGTGACTTCGTCGGGCACCGCTCTGCACGTTCCACCGAGGTCTATGCCAAGGTCGCCGTCGAGGCGCTGCGCGACGTCGCCCTGGGTGACGGGGAGGCGGTGCTGGGATGA
- a CDS encoding tyrosine-type recombinase/integrase, giving the protein MSGNLAAAVADFLAYKRALGRKYLSEEATLHLLLGFAEQHTVSDLADLTPGLLDEFVASRPRHRARSFNHLIGVLGSFLDWAVGQQRLDTSQWHGTRRRDTDRRLPFLFDPSQARQLLEAAAALPDYSRATGRGPTYHAIFALCYGLGLRVGEACGLHLEDIDTGRQLLIVRGGKFGKSRLVPFGPRIGELLALQLGRRREEGRAEPGAPLFTFDGRRCVNPCGVSETFSRLSAGLAFPVPEGTTAPRLHCLRHSFAVGCLLRWYREGLDPSAKLFQLSTFMGRVNPSSTAVYLTITPELLSEASHRFEAYAEPAWLETTP; this is encoded by the coding sequence ATGAGCGGGAACCTTGCTGCCGCCGTGGCGGACTTCCTGGCCTACAAGCGGGCACTGGGCCGGAAATACCTGAGCGAGGAAGCGACACTTCACTTGCTCCTTGGCTTCGCCGAACAGCACACGGTGTCCGACCTGGCTGACCTCACCCCGGGGCTGCTTGATGAATTTGTTGCCTCCAGGCCAAGGCACCGGGCCCGCAGTTTCAACCACCTCATTGGAGTACTCGGAAGTTTCCTTGACTGGGCTGTCGGCCAGCAACGCCTGGATACATCTCAATGGCATGGAACCCGGCGCCGGGACACGGACCGGCGACTGCCCTTCCTGTTCGATCCGTCCCAGGCCCGCCAGCTGCTCGAGGCGGCAGCTGCCCTTCCCGACTATTCCCGGGCCACCGGCCGCGGCCCGACCTACCATGCCATCTTCGCCCTGTGCTACGGACTCGGGCTCAGGGTCGGGGAGGCCTGCGGCCTGCACCTGGAGGACATTGATACCGGCAGGCAGCTCCTCATTGTCCGTGGTGGCAAGTTCGGCAAGAGCCGCCTGGTCCCCTTCGGACCGCGCATCGGGGAGCTGCTGGCCCTCCAACTCGGCCGCCGACGCGAGGAAGGTCGCGCCGAACCGGGTGCGCCGCTGTTCACTTTCGACGGCCGGCGCTGCGTCAACCCGTGCGGTGTGAGCGAAACGTTCAGCCGCCTCTCCGCCGGCCTGGCGTTCCCTGTTCCTGAGGGCACGACGGCGCCCCGCTTGCACTGCCTGCGTCATTCCTTCGCCGTGGGCTGCCTGCTGCGCTGGTACCGGGAAGGCTTGGATCCCTCGGCGAAACTCTTCCAGCTCTCAACGTTTATGGGCCGTGTGAACCCATCCTCGACCGCCGTCTACCTGACCATCACCCCGGAACTCCTCTCCGAGGCAAGCCATCGGTTCGAAGCCTATGCCGAACCTGCATGGTTGGAGACGACGCCATGA
- a CDS encoding tyrosine-type recombinase/integrase, producing MTGTQQLGPLIHSFFIDHLVTVKGLRPASVRSYSDTIRLLLCFVARQKGTKITRLTLEDLSFDHILGFLRYLESDRHNHVRTRNQRLAALHTLFEYIATREPTMLETCQRVAAIPIKRAAPAETHFLERDEMQALLRHLPHAGRLAQRDHALILFLYNTGARAQEVAELRAGNLQLIEPFLVRLHGKGGKWRTCPLWDQTAKLLTALLDSSGEPAAANAPVFCSTTGEALTRFGIYKVVRRLAGHLDDPGINRTVSPHVFRHTAAMHLLESGVEINVIRGWLGHADLTTTNRYAEINTRTKLEALRATEPSDTSAAHRPELPRSSRTVGPLKMGVY from the coding sequence ATGACCGGAACACAACAGCTCGGGCCGCTGATCCACTCCTTCTTCATAGACCACCTCGTCACCGTCAAGGGCCTCCGCCCTGCTTCAGTGCGCAGCTATAGCGACACCATCCGGCTGCTGCTGTGCTTTGTGGCCCGGCAAAAGGGAACCAAGATCACCAGACTCACGCTCGAGGACCTGAGCTTCGATCACATCCTTGGCTTCCTGCGCTACCTCGAAAGCGACCGTCACAACCACGTGCGGACCCGCAACCAACGCCTGGCCGCCCTGCACACCCTTTTCGAATACATCGCCACCCGGGAACCGACGATGCTCGAAACCTGCCAACGGGTTGCCGCCATCCCCATAAAACGGGCAGCACCTGCAGAGACGCACTTCCTGGAACGCGACGAGATGCAGGCACTGCTGCGGCACCTGCCACACGCCGGCCGCCTCGCCCAGCGAGACCACGCCCTGATCCTGTTCCTCTACAACACCGGAGCCCGGGCACAGGAGGTCGCAGAACTCCGGGCCGGAAACCTGCAGCTCATCGAGCCCTTCCTCGTCCGGCTCCACGGCAAGGGAGGCAAATGGAGAACCTGCCCACTATGGGACCAGACAGCGAAACTACTCACCGCCCTGCTTGACTCATCAGGGGAACCAGCGGCAGCAAACGCCCCGGTCTTCTGCTCGACAACCGGTGAAGCTCTCACCCGCTTCGGCATCTACAAGGTCGTGCGGCGCCTCGCCGGCCACCTTGACGATCCCGGCATTAACCGCACGGTCAGCCCGCATGTATTCCGCCACACCGCAGCCATGCATCTCCTTGAATCCGGAGTCGAAATCAACGTCATCCGCGGCTGGCTCGGGCATGCCGACCTGACAACAACGAACCGCTACGCCGAAATCAACACGAGGACAAAATTGGAAGCCCTGCGGGCCACCGAGCCGTCCGATACTTCAGCGGCACACCGCCCTGAGCTGCCGCGGAGTTCTCGGACAGTGGGCCCTCTTAAGATGGGGGTCTACTGA
- a CDS encoding ISL3 family transposase, with amino-acid sequence MRNARLWRTLLGVEKTVVEAIDFDDEAGVLVASVRPTGSVRNRCGICRRRCPKYDQGHGRRRWRSLDAGTVQVQVEADAPRIRCREHGVTVAAVPWARHQAGHTHHFDAQVAWLATQTSKTAITALMRIAWRTVGAIITRVWEDTAATYDPFANLVRIGIDEISYKRGHKYLTVVVDHDSGRLVWAAVGRDKATLGTFFDALGEERCAGITHVSADGADWIAAVVAARCPAAIRCADPFHVVKWATEALDEVRRGAWNDARRAARTGEAKRGRGRPSKDAPARPHSTLAAGVKNSRYALWKNPENLTEKQQAKLAWIVQTDPGLGRAYYLKEGLRTVFKLPYDEAGEALDKWVAWARRCRIPSFVKLQKSIVKHRESILAAIEHGLSNGRIESMNTKIRLITRIAFGFKSPEALIALAMLSLGGHKPVLPGRN; translated from the coding sequence GTGCGAAATGCAAGACTATGGCGAACTCTGCTCGGTGTCGAGAAAACAGTCGTCGAAGCCATCGATTTTGATGACGAAGCCGGGGTCCTGGTCGCCTCGGTCCGCCCGACTGGATCGGTCCGGAACCGCTGCGGCATCTGCCGGCGCAGGTGTCCGAAATACGACCAGGGGCACGGCCGCCGGCGCTGGCGTTCCCTGGATGCCGGCACGGTCCAGGTCCAGGTGGAGGCCGACGCCCCGAGGATCCGGTGCCGTGAACACGGCGTCACCGTGGCCGCCGTCCCGTGGGCCAGGCATCAGGCCGGACACACCCATCATTTCGATGCGCAGGTCGCCTGGCTTGCCACCCAGACATCCAAGACCGCGATCACCGCGCTGATGCGCATTGCCTGGCGGACCGTCGGGGCGATCATCACCCGGGTCTGGGAGGACACGGCGGCCACTTACGACCCCTTCGCCAACCTGGTCCGGATCGGTATCGATGAGATCTCCTACAAGCGCGGGCACAAGTACCTGACCGTCGTGGTGGACCATGACAGCGGCAGGCTGGTCTGGGCCGCCGTTGGCCGGGACAAGGCCACCCTGGGCACGTTCTTCGATGCCCTCGGAGAAGAACGGTGCGCCGGGATCACGCATGTTTCCGCGGATGGCGCCGACTGGATCGCCGCTGTCGTGGCCGCCCGGTGTCCCGCCGCCATCAGGTGTGCCGACCCGTTCCACGTCGTCAAATGGGCCACCGAAGCCCTCGACGAGGTCCGCCGGGGCGCGTGGAACGACGCCCGCCGGGCGGCCCGGACCGGAGAGGCCAAACGAGGCCGGGGACGCCCGTCCAAAGACGCCCCGGCCAGGCCCCACAGCACTCTTGCCGCCGGGGTGAAGAACTCGCGCTATGCGCTGTGGAAGAACCCGGAGAACCTCACCGAAAAGCAGCAGGCCAAGCTCGCCTGGATCGTGCAGACCGACCCCGGACTCGGCCGGGCGTACTACCTCAAGGAAGGGCTGCGCACGGTCTTCAAACTGCCCTACGACGAAGCCGGAGAAGCGCTCGACAAATGGGTTGCCTGGGCGCGCCGGTGCCGCATTCCATCGTTCGTGAAACTGCAAAAGAGCATCGTCAAACACCGGGAATCCATCCTCGCAGCGATCGAGCACGGGCTCTCCAACGGACGCATCGAATCCATGAACACCAAGATCAGACTCATCACCCGCATCGCCTTCGGCTTCAAATCACCCGAGGCCCTCATCGCCCTGGCCATGCTCAGCCTCGGCGGTCACAAACCGGTGCTCCCGGGCCGAAATTAG
- a CDS encoding AraC family transcriptional regulator — translation MGRILARDVLRGQPTVATSDVSNAQETIAELFGDHRLMPLGFRHSLDMKLRSVRRGGVGIEFLDYGTEVQIDAQALDDFFLVQIPLAGHARLQVRSSIIESTPMLATIPPLERPFTMTWDRGAPHLIVYVQRQTLAGVADRLFGLDSGKDLALGLSMDLKGIQGRAFLRSVVELQDEMAAENAAAPDHLHRLLAETMLSRLLMATIKPLGPAPGGNAADRGRLTRRFNELLERHSTEELSVSDIAVSLGVSIRTLQAVVRSELGMTPSELLRRSRLTRARELLLAGEPGRETVTSIAIEAGFSHLSRFSSAYLQTFGELPSESLHR, via the coding sequence GTGGGCAGGATTCTTGCACGCGATGTACTCAGGGGCCAGCCGACGGTTGCGACTTCGGATGTTAGCAACGCCCAGGAAACCATCGCTGAGCTTTTTGGTGATCACAGGCTCATGCCGCTTGGCTTCCGGCATTCCTTGGACATGAAACTGCGCTCGGTGCGCAGAGGTGGCGTGGGCATCGAATTCCTGGACTACGGAACCGAGGTCCAGATCGATGCGCAAGCCCTGGACGACTTCTTTCTAGTACAGATTCCACTGGCGGGCCACGCCCGCCTGCAGGTGCGTTCGTCCATTATCGAATCAACCCCTATGCTGGCAACAATCCCTCCACTGGAGCGTCCGTTCACCATGACTTGGGACCGCGGAGCCCCACATCTCATCGTGTATGTTCAGCGTCAAACTCTGGCCGGCGTGGCTGACCGGCTCTTCGGACTGGACAGCGGAAAAGATCTGGCTCTCGGACTCTCCATGGATCTGAAGGGAATTCAGGGTCGCGCCTTTTTGAGGTCAGTGGTAGAACTGCAGGATGAGATGGCAGCAGAGAATGCGGCGGCCCCCGACCATCTTCACCGGCTGCTGGCCGAAACGATGCTCTCCAGACTGCTCATGGCCACAATCAAGCCCCTCGGGCCAGCTCCAGGTGGAAATGCAGCTGACCGCGGACGGCTGACGCGGCGGTTCAACGAGCTTCTCGAACGTCATTCCACGGAAGAACTGTCAGTCTCCGATATCGCAGTTTCGCTCGGTGTCTCCATCCGGACCTTACAAGCGGTCGTGCGCTCCGAGCTTGGAATGACTCCGTCCGAGCTGCTACGGAGGTCTCGGCTGACACGCGCTCGGGAGTTGCTGCTGGCCGGGGAGCCAGGGAGAGAGACCGTGACCTCGATCGCCATCGAAGCCGGATTTTCACATCTGAGCCGTTTCTCATCCGCATACCTTCAAACCTTCGGGGAATTGCCCTCGGAAAGCCTTCACCGCTGA